In one window of Pseudoalteromonas sp. N1230-9 DNA:
- a CDS encoding glycosyltransferase → MKKVLVIGYVWPEPNSSAAGTHMMSLLRAFRSEGWQVEFASPAQKTEHMVDLSDDGISTQVIALNCSSFDDYVQSYNPDIVMFDRFMMEEQFGWRIDKYCPNALKILDTEDLQCLRNARHEAHKAGREFTTADLHSDIAKREIAAILRSDISLIISHFEIQLLNDVFNVDAALLHHLPFLVDLTTLPLATKSFSERKHFMTIGNFRHAPNWDAVLYLQQIWPLIRKQLPDAELHIYGSYPPPKATALNNPKTGFLIKGWAEDAYKVMEEAKVCLSPLRFGAGIKGKLLEAMIMQTPSVTTPIGSEGMHKDEPWPGALCESTEQFADAAVALYKSEAQFTQAQQHGQQLLQKYYDKSKLQTQLIAKIKAVSESLISHRQANFTGQMLKHHTMRSTQYMAQWIEAKNK, encoded by the coding sequence ATGAAAAAAGTGTTAGTGATCGGCTATGTGTGGCCTGAGCCAAATTCCTCAGCAGCCGGCACACATATGATGTCATTATTGCGGGCTTTTCGCAGCGAAGGTTGGCAGGTTGAATTTGCAAGCCCTGCACAAAAAACAGAACACATGGTCGACCTCAGTGATGATGGCATTAGTACACAGGTTATTGCACTAAATTGCTCAAGTTTTGATGACTATGTGCAATCTTATAATCCCGATATTGTTATGTTTGACCGTTTTATGATGGAAGAACAATTTGGCTGGCGTATTGATAAATACTGCCCTAACGCTCTGAAAATTCTCGACACTGAAGACCTTCAATGTTTAAGAAACGCCCGCCACGAAGCACATAAAGCAGGGCGCGAATTTACCACAGCAGATTTACACAGCGATATTGCAAAACGTGAGATTGCCGCCATCTTGCGCTCTGACATTAGTTTGATCATTTCACACTTTGAAATCCAGTTACTGAATGACGTATTCAACGTCGATGCAGCCTTGCTTCACCACCTCCCCTTTTTAGTTGATTTAACAACATTGCCCCTGGCCACTAAATCATTCAGTGAGCGCAAACATTTTATGACGATAGGTAATTTTCGTCATGCGCCAAATTGGGATGCTGTTTTGTACTTACAACAGATTTGGCCGCTTATTCGAAAACAATTGCCTGATGCCGAATTACATATTTACGGCTCTTATCCACCACCCAAAGCAACGGCACTTAATAATCCAAAAACAGGCTTTTTAATTAAAGGCTGGGCTGAAGATGCCTATAAAGTAATGGAAGAGGCTAAAGTGTGCTTATCGCCACTACGTTTTGGGGCTGGGATCAAAGGTAAATTACTTGAAGCGATGATTATGCAAACACCGAGTGTCACCACCCCAATTGGCAGTGAAGGTATGCACAAAGATGAACCTTGGCCGGGTGCCCTATGCGAAAGTACCGAGCAGTTTGCCGACGCAGCGGTTGCACTTTACAAAAGCGAAGCGCAATTTACTCAAGCCCAACAACATGGGCAACAGTTACTGCAAAAATATTATGATAAATCAAAGCTTCAAACCCAACTAATCGCTAAAATAAAGGCCGTGAGTGAATCTCTTATTAGCCATAGGCAAGCAAATTTCACGGGGCAAATGCTGAAACATCACACTATGCGTTCAACACAATATATGGCGCAATGGATTGAGGCAAAAAATAAGTAA
- a CDS encoding LacI family DNA-binding transcriptional regulator, protein MIKKTGKVTIWDVAKEAQVSKSTVSLVLTNSDKVSKKSKDKVLSAIEKLGYVYNRDAAALRSKRSNLVALVINDLTNPYSAQLAVGLEKHILALGMLPMLVNIAEDVERQKQVVKTLKEYNVAAFIMCPAPGTEQSWQDDLIESGFPVINIMREIPFSAAPCILPDNKKGTHVATSHILSQGIEDIAFLGGTSEISDYHERLSGFLSALKQFNIHDEKCVIEAPTNRQGGREAFDKLITQAPSTQAIICFNDVIAYGVIEAMRQHGLEPGKDIKVVGFDDLEDSRLMLPSLSTIAINADEIGKRTCQVLNELLNQSTPPVRTLVDVNLQIRDSSK, encoded by the coding sequence ATGATTAAAAAAACAGGCAAAGTCACGATTTGGGATGTTGCTAAAGAAGCTCAAGTATCCAAATCTACCGTGTCTTTAGTCCTAACAAACAGTGATAAGGTCAGTAAAAAAAGTAAGGATAAAGTACTTAGCGCAATTGAAAAGCTGGGGTATGTATACAATCGTGATGCAGCGGCACTGAGAAGTAAACGCTCAAACTTGGTTGCCCTTGTCATTAATGACTTAACTAACCCCTATTCTGCGCAACTGGCAGTAGGCCTTGAAAAGCATATTTTAGCTTTAGGTATGTTACCTATGTTGGTAAACATTGCTGAGGATGTTGAAAGGCAAAAACAAGTTGTAAAAACATTAAAAGAATATAATGTCGCTGCTTTTATCATGTGTCCGGCTCCTGGCACTGAGCAAAGCTGGCAAGATGATCTAATAGAAAGCGGGTTTCCTGTTATTAATATTATGCGTGAGATCCCATTTTCTGCAGCCCCTTGTATTCTGCCGGATAATAAAAAAGGCACGCATGTAGCCACCTCCCATATTCTGTCACAGGGTATTGAAGACATTGCTTTTTTAGGTGGCACTAGTGAAATATCTGATTACCATGAACGATTAAGCGGCTTTTTATCAGCTTTAAAACAATTTAACATTCATGATGAAAAATGCGTCATTGAAGCCCCCACCAATCGCCAAGGTGGACGCGAAGCGTTCGATAAATTGATTACGCAAGCACCGAGTACGCAAGCAATTATTTGTTTTAATGACGTGATCGCATACGGCGTTATTGAAGCTATGCGCCAACATGGCCTTGAGCCTGGAAAAGACATCAAGGTCGTTGGCTTTGACGATCTTGAAGACTCACGCTTGATGCTGCCTTCTTTATCAACCATTGCTATCAATGCCGATGAAATAGGCAAAAGAACCTGCCAAGTACTCAACGAATTGCTCAATCAGTCGACTCCCCCTGTTCGAACCTTGGTGGACGTCAACCTACAAATAAGAGACTCAAGTAAATGA
- a CDS encoding S9 family peptidase gives MKAFKLLFALVIGVSVSASSFANEGYQTPSPALAAVVDAKLAPSSYLSNDGQWLALFDRKRIETLQDLSKEELKLAGIKLNPANFSRSRERTKFTNIVLKHVETGTEIEVTGLPQGIIRAPSWSSDSQYLAFVVEQASAANLWVYNVSTKQARQLSDTALNSVLTRSPYSWLPDSSALVANAAVNLGKARLSNDTTGAVPVIQQSSGEKAPARTYQNLLSSPFDEAQFKFYGQSQLTYIPLSGQAQPIGQPGLIKSFSVSPDSTNILVGMIDEPFSYQVPYSRFAATWQIWGMRGYTLAELAKQPLADNIPQGYDSVRTGPREFQWRADQGAEVIWAQAQDGGDMKTDVPHHDYLYSLRAPFKRDPKLFAKVERRFDSIEWGNNNVALLSEWRFSDRQLRTYVIQPRNADQNRVLFSERSYNDAYKDPGKPIYERNDLGVSVIKVVGGRYVFLRGNGASEQGNIPFLDRYDVKTNSKTRIWQSAAPYYERIRAMLDDEGERLITIRESKTEQPNFFIRDLDDDTLTQLTTFEHPYPEFKGVTKELIRYQRDDGVELSGTLYLPPDYDKTQGTLPVLMWAYPLEYKDKAVASQVRESPYQFTYIGYWGPMPYLAKGIAVFDDPKMPIVGVDGKEPNDLFRKQLVASAKAAVDVLVERGIADKDNIAIAGHSYGAFMVANLLAHSDLFKTGIARSGAYNRTLTPFGFQGEERDFWQAQDVYAAMSPFFHAEKINEPMLMIHGQEDPNSGTFPMQSERMYAALKGLGKEARLVMLPYEAHGYRARKSLLHVLWEQEQWLDKYLLSEEEPAEPAAAESVTQ, from the coding sequence ATGAAAGCATTTAAATTGCTTTTTGCGCTAGTTATTGGCGTATCCGTTAGTGCCTCCAGTTTCGCCAACGAAGGATACCAAACTCCGTCACCAGCTCTTGCGGCTGTTGTTGATGCCAAGTTAGCGCCCAGTAGCTACCTATCAAATGATGGTCAGTGGTTGGCGTTATTCGATAGAAAACGCATTGAAACATTACAAGACCTGTCAAAAGAAGAGCTTAAGTTAGCGGGTATAAAACTTAACCCTGCTAATTTCTCACGTTCTCGAGAGCGAACAAAATTTACAAATATCGTTCTAAAGCATGTTGAAACAGGCACCGAAATAGAGGTAACGGGGTTACCTCAAGGCATTATTCGCGCGCCAAGTTGGTCTAGCGATAGCCAGTATTTAGCGTTCGTTGTAGAACAAGCGTCTGCTGCAAACTTATGGGTTTATAATGTCAGTACTAAACAAGCAAGGCAGTTAAGTGACACCGCTTTAAACTCAGTGCTTACTCGTTCGCCCTATAGTTGGCTACCAGATAGCAGCGCGTTGGTTGCTAATGCAGCCGTTAATTTAGGCAAAGCACGCCTTTCGAATGACACAACGGGGGCAGTGCCCGTTATTCAACAAAGTAGCGGTGAAAAAGCCCCTGCGCGTACGTATCAAAATTTACTTAGTAGCCCATTTGATGAGGCGCAATTTAAGTTTTATGGACAAAGCCAACTTACCTATATTCCGCTTAGTGGTCAGGCACAGCCGATTGGCCAACCAGGCTTAATTAAATCATTTTCAGTCTCACCTGATTCAACCAATATTTTAGTAGGCATGATTGATGAGCCATTCTCATATCAAGTTCCTTACAGCCGGTTTGCAGCCACATGGCAAATATGGGGTATGCGAGGGTATACGTTAGCTGAGCTCGCTAAGCAGCCGCTAGCAGACAACATCCCACAAGGTTATGACAGTGTTCGTACTGGTCCTCGTGAGTTTCAATGGCGTGCAGATCAAGGTGCAGAAGTTATTTGGGCACAGGCGCAAGATGGCGGCGATATGAAAACAGACGTGCCTCATCATGACTATCTTTATAGCTTGCGTGCACCGTTTAAACGTGACCCAAAATTATTTGCTAAAGTCGAACGTCGCTTTGATTCAATAGAGTGGGGCAATAATAATGTTGCACTGTTATCTGAATGGCGCTTTAGTGATAGGCAGTTACGCACATACGTTATTCAGCCGCGCAATGCTGATCAAAATCGCGTGTTATTTTCAGAGCGCAGCTATAACGATGCTTATAAGGATCCAGGTAAACCCATTTATGAGCGAAACGATCTCGGTGTAAGTGTTATAAAAGTCGTTGGCGGGCGTTATGTTTTCCTACGTGGTAATGGGGCATCTGAACAGGGGAATATCCCATTCTTAGATCGTTATGATGTAAAAACAAACTCAAAAACGCGTATTTGGCAATCGGCTGCACCTTATTATGAACGTATTCGTGCGATGCTGGATGATGAAGGTGAACGACTCATTACCATTAGAGAATCTAAAACCGAGCAACCTAACTTTTTTATCCGTGATTTAGACGACGATACACTGACACAACTAACGACGTTTGAGCATCCTTACCCTGAGTTTAAAGGGGTCACAAAAGAGCTTATTCGTTATCAGCGTGATGATGGTGTTGAGCTAAGTGGTACCTTATACCTGCCACCAGACTATGATAAAACCCAAGGCACATTACCTGTGTTAATGTGGGCTTACCCACTTGAATATAAAGATAAAGCGGTTGCTTCACAGGTACGTGAGTCTCCTTATCAATTTACCTATATTGGTTATTGGGGGCCAATGCCTTATCTTGCAAAAGGGATTGCGGTATTTGACGACCCGAAAATGCCAATTGTGGGTGTTGATGGCAAAGAGCCGAATGATTTATTTCGTAAACAGCTGGTGGCAAGTGCTAAAGCTGCGGTTGATGTGTTAGTTGAAAGGGGCATCGCAGATAAAGATAACATTGCTATAGCTGGTCACTCATATGGTGCCTTTATGGTGGCAAACTTATTAGCTCATAGTGATTTATTCAAGACAGGTATTGCTCGCAGTGGCGCTTATAACCGCACCTTAACGCCATTTGGTTTCCAAGGTGAGGAGCGTGATTTTTGGCAAGCCCAAGATGTGTATGCGGCTATGTCACCGTTTTTCCATGCTGAGAAAATCAATGAGCCAATGTTAATGATCCACGGTCAAGAAGATCCAAATTCAGGTACATTCCCGATGCAAAGCGAGCGTATGTACGCGGCATTAAAAGGCCTTGGTAAAGAAGCCCGCTTAGTGATGCTGCCGTATGAGGCTCATGGCTATCGCGCTCGTAAGAGCCTATTGCATGTGCTTTGGGAGCAAGAGCAATGGCTTGATAAATACTTACTAAGTGAAGAAGAGCCTGCAGAGCCAGCTGCCGCTGAAAGTGTCACTCAGTAA
- a CDS encoding nuclear transport factor 2 family protein, whose protein sequence is MKNILLLTLLLTSSFSLASKELDLEKFAQTYFKLMTATQSPNASSVELEKYLSLLTDDIGHSHLPYVVDDSRLPDGKESMRKGMTFYLGAHTEYEATLLDVFVFNKSAIAIRYKNYAKGVHPQSKQPIEYSQTMMEVLELEDDKVAVIRKYHE, encoded by the coding sequence ATGAAAAATATTTTATTGCTTACCTTATTATTAACCTCTTCTTTTTCTTTAGCTTCTAAAGAGTTAGATTTGGAAAAATTCGCACAAACATATTTCAAGCTTATGACAGCTACTCAGTCTCCTAATGCATCTAGTGTTGAGTTAGAAAAATACCTGTCTTTACTAACAGACGATATTGGGCATTCCCATTTACCTTATGTTGTTGATGATTCTAGATTACCTGATGGCAAAGAGTCGATGAGAAAGGGGATGACTTTTTACTTGGGAGCACATACCGAATATGAAGCGACGTTATTAGACGTATTTGTTTTTAACAAATCAGCCATTGCGATTCGATACAAAAATTATGCAAAAGGTGTACATCCACAAAGTAAACAGCCGATTGAATATTCTCAAACAATGATGGAAGTGCTTGAACTAGAAGATGATAAAGTTGCGGTAATTCGTAAGTATCATGAGTAA
- a CDS encoding YciI family protein produces the protein MFIIQLTFSDNKSQAKDFMESHKKWLQSGFDKGIFVLSGSLQPNAGGGLIAVDVSKQEIEEIVAEDPFVIENVVKPEIIELALSKADERLSFLLDNRL, from the coding sequence ATGTTTATAATTCAACTAACGTTCTCAGATAATAAATCTCAAGCTAAAGATTTCATGGAGAGCCATAAAAAATGGCTCCAGTCGGGGTTCGATAAAGGCATCTTTGTGTTATCTGGAAGCTTACAGCCTAACGCAGGCGGCGGCCTTATTGCAGTCGATGTTTCCAAGCAGGAGATCGAAGAAATTGTCGCTGAAGATCCTTTTGTAATCGAAAATGTAGTTAAACCTGAAATCATTGAGTTAGCGCTATCTAAAGCTGATGAACGCTTATCATTTTTGCTCGATAACAGGTTGTAA
- a CDS encoding LysR family transcriptional regulator encodes MNELNAMKTFVQVAELKNFSAAALALSMPKSSVSQLVKQLEDTLGARLLNRTTRRVTLTNEGTVFYQRCKDMLADIDELQTLFHKNDEALSGRLRVDMPQPISRRLVLPNLEHFLSAHPQLEIELSSSDRRVNLIEEGFDCVVRVGNLEDSSLIAKRIGHCPMINCVSPSYIKQYGNITKLADLDEHYIVRYSQTLGQLDPGFEYQDTQGDWQILAMKSQLTVNNTDAYRAACLAGLGLIQVPRHGVIDELSRGELVQVLPDYNLPPMPINIVYPNRRHLPRRTRVFIDWLSEQLQPVIEQK; translated from the coding sequence ATGAATGAACTTAATGCTATGAAAACCTTTGTTCAGGTAGCTGAGCTAAAAAACTTTTCAGCTGCAGCACTTGCACTGAGCATGCCTAAGTCGTCTGTCTCGCAGTTAGTTAAACAACTCGAAGATACGCTAGGTGCTCGGCTCCTAAACCGCACAACAAGGCGGGTTACACTCACCAACGAAGGCACTGTTTTTTATCAGCGATGTAAAGATATGCTTGCTGATATAGACGAACTACAAACTCTATTTCATAAAAATGACGAAGCGTTATCAGGGCGTCTTAGAGTAGATATGCCACAACCAATTAGTCGGCGTTTAGTACTGCCGAATCTAGAGCATTTTTTATCTGCACACCCACAATTAGAGATTGAACTGAGTAGTTCAGACAGGCGTGTGAACTTAATTGAAGAAGGGTTTGATTGTGTAGTGCGAGTCGGTAATTTAGAAGACTCATCGCTGATCGCTAAAAGAATTGGCCACTGCCCGATGATCAACTGTGTAAGCCCAAGTTATATTAAACAGTATGGCAACATCACTAAACTGGCTGATTTAGACGAGCACTACATTGTTCGCTATAGCCAAACACTCGGTCAACTTGACCCAGGCTTTGAATACCAAGATACACAAGGCGATTGGCAAATTCTAGCCATGAAATCGCAGCTCACAGTTAACAATACGGATGCCTATAGAGCAGCGTGTTTAGCAGGGCTTGGCCTTATTCAAGTGCCACGCCATGGAGTTATCGATGAGCTTAGCCGAGGTGAGCTCGTGCAAGTCTTACCTGACTATAACTTGCCGCCCATGCCAATTAATATCGTCTACCCAAATCGACGTCATTTACCAAGGCGTACTCGGGTGTTTATTGATTGGTTAAGCGAGCAATTACAACCTGTTATCGAGCAAAAATGA